The genomic segment GGCTCATACCTTATCCCCCTCTTCTCATCCAGAACGGCCCTCACCTTTCTGGGCTCCTTGTCGTACTGGGGTTTTGGTATTCCCTCCCTGAACTTCTCAGGCGGGTAGATCTGCTCCTCAAACGTGTAGAATGCAACATCGTGTACTTTGGTGAACTTGAGCGAGTTAGTCGGGCATATGTCCACGCAGAACCCGCAGAAGATGCACCTAGTGTAGTTTATGCCGGGCCTCCTCACGGGCCTCTTACCCTCTTCAGATTCCTCCTTCGAGATGTACATTTTCATCGCGTCGGCCGGGCACACCATAGCACAGAGACCGCACTTTATGCAGGTATCCCAGTCGTACTCTATCATCCCCCTGTAGCCGTCGGGGAACTCCTGTATGTCATCAGGGTACATGAGGGTGAGCCTGTGGCCACCCAGCATGTACTTGGCCCCCGTTGCGAGGGCCTTTATGTGACGGATCGTCCTCTCAACTGCCAACTCAAGCACCTCCCATTATCATGATCTCAACCAGTGAGATGAAGATGGAGATTATCGACAGGGGCAGCATCGTCTTCCATCCCAAGTCCATCGCCTGATCTATCCTGAACCTCGGGTAGACGGCCCTGAGGAAGGCCCCTATCACTATTATGATGAAGGCCTTGATGAAGAGCAGGACCCCAGGCAGGAGCGGATCGTTGGCCATGAAACCTGGTATGGGGTTCCATCCTCCCAAGAAGAGTATTGTGAACACCAAGCTGAGCACGTAAAGCTTCACATAGGAAGCTCCCATGACCAGACCGTAGAGAATGCCGCTGTACTCGGTGTAAGCGCCTGCGACTATCTCGCTTTCAGCCTCGGGTATCTCGAATGGGAACTTGCTGGTGGACATGTACATGAGGACGAGCATAGTTATGGCCGCCACCGGATTCAGGAAGATTCCCCATATGCCTTTCTGTGCCTCAGCTATCTCCACCAAGTCTAAGGAACCGTAGAGAATGGCAATGGAAAGTGCCGACAGGAACATGGGTATCTCATAGGAGACTACTATGTAGCCCTCTCTCACACCCCCTATTAGGGAGAACTTGTTGTTGCTGGCCCATCCCATCACAACGGTGAATATCGGGGCTAGGGTTGATAGGGCCAGCACTATGAGGAGGCTTAGATCGCTTCTGAAGGCGTAGAACGTGGGGCTGACTGGTATAGCTATGGTGGGCAGGTAGGCGGCGCCAAAGAGCAGAGCAGGGGTCATTATGAAGGCCAGCTTGTCGACGGTCTTCGGTATGATGGGCTCTTGGAACAGGTACCTGAGCAGGTCGGCGACCATCTGTATTGCACCGCCCAACGGTTTGAGGACGTAGAGGGGACCATACCTCAGCTGCACCTTGGCTGCTATCTTTCTCTCAAGCCAGATAATCACGAGTAGGAGCAGGAAAGCTACGGTTATCCCCGGAAATATCAGGGGAACGAACACATAAGGCTCGAATATTACACTCAACAGGTCCTGCATCACCTATCAGCCTCCGGCGGGAAGTAATCCAGACTACCGTAAATCGCGGGGATGTCGGCGACTCTGGCTCCCTTGGTGAGGTGCTCGAAGAGTATGACGTTCCTGAATGAGGGGGTGACCATCCTCATCCTGTAGGGACTCATCTTCCCGTCGCTGATTATGTGGAAGACGACCTCTCCCCTTCCTCCCTCTACCCTAGCCACGGCCTCTCCGGCCGGGACCCTTAGGTTGGCGAAGACTCCGGGGAACTTTATGTGACCGGTCTCCTCCACCTGCTTCCTCAGGTTCGGCGGGATCATCTTCATGTATTTCTCGTCGAGGATGGGACCGTCAGGTATCTTCTTCAAGACCTGTCTGATTATCTTGATGCTCTCCTGTATCTCCCTCACCCTTACCATGACCCTAGCGAATGCATCGCCATCCTCCTCCGTTATCACGTCAAAATCCAGTTCGGGATAGGCCGCGTAGGGCTCTGCCTTCCTTACGTCGTAGGGAACGCCGCTAGCCCTTAGGTTCGGCCCAGTCACGCCAAGTTTTATCGCATCCTCCTTGGTCAGTACCCCCACTCCCTCGAGCCTAGCTCTAGTCACAGGGTTGTTGAAGTAGATGTCGAAGTAGTCGGGCATCCTGTTCTCTAGGTACCTCATCACCTTCTCCACCTTGTCCTCGAAGCCTTGAGGCAGATCCCTCCTCACCCCTCCGGGCACTATGTAGGAATAGGTTAGTCTGGCACCAGTCAGCTCTTGTGCCAGTTCTATTAGGGGCTCCCTGTCTCCGAAGCACCACATGTAAGCGGTTGATGACCCTATCATGACCCCATGAATGCCCATGCCGTAGAAGTGGCTGTGAATCCTGTTTATCTCCGCTAGGAGGGTCCTCAGGTACTGTGCCCTAGGTGGTGGCTCTATTCCCAGCAGCTTCTCCACAGCCATGACGTAGGCCAAGTTGTTGGCGGTGGTATCAGCCAAAGAAGGCCTCTCCACCAAAGGTATTATCTGAAGGTACTTCTTGACTTCTGCCAGCTTCTCTACCGATCGATGCACGTAACCTATGTTAGGCCTCAGCTCTACCACTATATCCCCGTCTATCTTGGCCACGAGCCTCATGTGCCCTGATGCGGGATGTTGAGGGCCTATTAGTACCTCTAGCTCTCTCTCCTCTAAGCTCATGCGTTTATCCCCTCCGTCTTCACCTTGAACTCCTTCCTGAGTGGCGGTATGCCCTCGTAGCTTTCTGGAAGCAGTAACCTCTCACCCATCCTAGGATGACCCTCGAACATTATCCCTATGAGATCGTGCTCTTCGTGCTCTTGATATAGGACGCTCGGCCAGACCTCCAGCAAGGAAGGCATCTTGGGGTCGTCGTAGGGCAGGTCGGTCCTCAGGTTGACTATGAAGTAGGCTAGCTCCAAGTTGGAGTATGAGGATGAGACATACACCACCTCGAATCTCTCGTTAGGGTAATCGATGGCCGTGACTGCCTTAACATGGTCGAAGCCCATTTCCTTGAGCCTCTTCGCTGCTTCCACTATCTTCTCCCGAGAGACTTTCACATCCACCACATTCGGCTCCTTCCCGGAGACCTCAGCGCCCAGATCCTTCATCCTCTCCTCTATTTGACTCTTCAGTTCCTCAAACTTCATAGGTCACCAGCTCCCCCTTCCTTATCTTCCTCTGAAGCATGATTATCGCTTGGGCAACTGCCTCGGGTCTTGGCGGGCATCCAGGGATGTAGACGTGAACTGGAAGGATGTCCTTCGGTCTCACTATGTTGTAGCTGTTCCAGAATATGCCGCCATCTATGCCGCAAGCACCCATGGCAACCACGAACTTGGGATCGGGCATCTGCTCGTAGACCCATATCGCCGCCTCGGCCATCTTCTTGCTGAGGGTCCCCTCTATGAAGAGGACGTTGCACTGCCTAGACGCTATAAAGGGGAGGAACCCGAACCTCTCGGTGTCGAACTTGGGCGCGGCGGAGGCTCCGAATTCAGCTCCACAGCAGGCGGTGGTGAAGTGGACCGGCCAGAGGGAGAAGGCTATCCCCCAGTCCCTCAGGCTCCTGATGGGAGTCTTGTTCACCAGCCAAGCTGCCGCCTTCCTGGCGGCTTTCTCCAAGTTACCAACCCACATACTTCCCTCTAATGCGCAGACCATAGTTCCAGCCTCCTAACGTAGTATATCCCGAACACGAGAGGGGATGCGAGGATCGCCACCATGGCGCCGAAAAGAAGAGTGGTGTTTAGAATGTATCTATGGGCCTCCATGAGGAATAGGAAAGAGTAGATCATGATAGGCTCTAGGGTAAGGAACAGGATCAGGAAGGGATAGTATTGCATCATGAAGAGGCCTCTCGCCCTTCCCCGCGGCGGGTTAGCGCACTCATATCTCTCTCTCTTTCTGGGATACTCCTTAGCCGGAGATAGTATCTTACCGAGGATAAAACCGATTATCCCAAGTCCTATACCTATCGCAATGCCTAAGGAAAATGTCACAAGGACCTCATTTGTCAAACCGAGACCTTCCATGATTCCTTGCCCCGTTCGAGATTCGAAATAATAGTTAAAAGCTTTCCTAGTTGATTATTGTGAATTTAATTTCCGATATTATCTAAATATATTTTTGAAGATGCAATAGAGAAAAATTTATTTTTATGTTTTAGCCCGAGCATAAAATATATTGGGATTTTTTCGTCTATCGTCGGAGTACGTAGGTAGTTCTTAGCGGGTAACCCGGGACAGTCTGGTGCATCCTTATTGTGGTGTGGTCAGAGAAACTTGGGCTTGTCATTAAAAATTAGGGATGTTAGTGGCTTTCTAGTAGTTCTTTCACTTCCTTTCTTCCCTCTTCTAGCTCCTTCACCTGCTCAGGGTCCAGAGAGAGGAGGAGCTCTAGAAACTCTCCTACATGAGTCTTTTCCTCCCTTGCCACGTCTAAGAATATCTTTCTGGCCTTCTCATCGTCTGTTGCACTGGCAAATTGAATGTAGAGGTTTATAGCATCTAGTTCAGCTATAATGGCATACCTCAGGGCTTGGGAGAGCTCCTCACGGGTCATCTTCCTTCCTCTTGAGAGTGATACCGGGTTCTCAGCCAGCATGTAAGACCACCTCGCTAGCAAGGGAGGCTTTCCCTTTAAAGTAGGAGGGATCCCTCAGTGGGAGTACCCGAACCCTCTAGAATGCTTATTTCGTAAAAAGAGTGAACAGACATGTGTTAATATTCTATACCTTCACGTGCGGGGATCCCGGAGGAGAAGGGGTGCTTTACCTCCTTGAACTCGGTCACGTAGTCCGACAATTCGTAAAAAGAGGGAGGAGCGTACCTTCCAGTGAGGACGACCTCCGTGCGTGGGTGCCTCGACTTGACCGCCGAGATCACCTCCCTCTCATCGATTAGATTGAAGGCCACAGCCACATTCACCTCGTCCAAGACCACCAACCTGTAGTTACCGGAGGACATGGCTTCCATGGCCTCTTTGAGACCTCTCTTGGCCATGGCTATATCTTCCTCTGTTGGCCTCTTTGGATCCACGAACCTCTCGCTGCCGAACCTCCTTACCTCTATCTCAGGTATTTTTCTGACCGCCATGACCTCCCCCGTCGGTAGTCCCTTCAGGAACTGGACTATAAGTACTCTACCTCCCCTTCCGGCTACCCTTAACGCCAAGCCAAAAGCCGCCGTGGTCTTTCCCTTGCCGTTACCCGTATAGAGGTGCACGAGCCCCTCTCTCACTTGAGTCCCCTCAAGAGACCACGCAGGCAGACCACCCGCAGTCCAGGCAGGTGACGCAGTCCTCCTTGTACACCAGCCTAGTGCTGCCGCACTCTGGACACCTCTCCACGTGATTCGCTGGCTGTGGCGATGGAGGTTTGAAGACCGGCTGAGCTAGAGCCTTCTCCTCAACGGGAGCCTTCTTGAGCTGGGGGAGCTCTATACCGAGCATCTCCATCATCTTAAGCGTCTGGTTCTCTGTCTTCACCACGTACTCGCCTTTCCTCTGGGAGGGGGTCACGAGAACCTGAGCCGCCTTAGAGCCGTCCCTATAGACGGTGATACCCTTCAATCCCAGCTTGTAGGCGAACAGGTAGGCCTTCTCAACGTCCGAGACGGACACCCAGTTGGGCATGTTTATTGTCTTGCTCACAGCAGCGCAGATCCACTTGGCTATCTCCGCCTGGGCCCTGACGTGATCCCACCACGGTATGTCGTAGGCCACGAGGAACACCTGCTGCATCCTCTTGAAGAGCTCCTCCTTGCCCTCGGGAGGCTCTATCCCCTGAAGCGAACCCCCATTATCGGCAATCTCCTTAAGAAGCTTCTCGTGGTAGAGGCCGTTCCCCTTGAGCTGCCTCTCCAGTTCCCTGTCCACGTAGAAGAAAGAGCCGACGGATACCCTCTTCTCATACACCAGAGCGAATTGAGGCTCTATTCCCGATGAAACGTCGGCTATCATGGAGATGGAACCAGTCGGGGCTATCGTCGTTACTTCGGCGTTCCTGATCCCGTACCTCCGTATCTCGTCCTTAAGGGTGTCCCAGTCTAGGTGCCACCACTCCGGATGGTAGAAGCCCTCGACCGGCATTTCCCCCTTGACATACCCTGATCTCCCGTAAAGTGGGAAGGTCCCCCTCTCTTTGGCCATTTCAACGCTCTCCTTCATGGCGAAGTAGGTGAGGTACTCAGCCACCCTCCTCATGAAATCGAACCCCTCCTCACTATTGTACGGTATTCCTAGCGCGAAGAGGACGTCAGCCAACCCCATCAAACCGAGACCGACCTTTCTCGTGGCCTTGGTGTTTCTCTCTATTTCCGGAATGGGGAATTTATTCACATCGATGACATTGTCGAGGAAACGAAGGGCCAGTCTTACATCCTCAGAGTAAGAATCCCAATCGAAGGATGTAATTCCGTTCTCTCTCCTGATGTAAGCGTATAAGTTAATACTTCCTAAGTTACAAGACTCATATGGATATAAAGGCTCCTCACCACAGTTGTGGTTTATCAGACCGTTCGCGATGTAGTTATGATATGTTGGGACGGTGAAGTCGTAGAAGTCCACTAAACCAGCATCCTCCACAGAGGAGACAGTTACCCATACCGAGTCCCTCTTTGTTTTTCTTAAGAGAAGTTTCTCCAGCTTTTCAATGCTCTCAAATCCTATTAAGTCCTTGAAGATCTTCCTGCTATAGCCCTTAATTATCAGCTCGTAGTATCCACCGGCCTTGTAAGTCCTCTCCTCCCCATCTTTAGTCGTGTAATGGAATTTCCCTTCATAGGGCCTCTCGTATATGGCTGAGTATATTCCAAAGGTGGTGAGCAGCACCTGTACCTCCTTCAGTAGTTCCAAGCTGGCGCTGGTCAGCCTCACCGCCCTGTCTGCGTCCACATACCCGTCTGCCGTAAACAGGCCGCTGAGGAACGCTAACAGGGCTCTAGGTGAGAGGCTCCATGCTACATCGGGCAGGCTTCTCTCTCTGCTCCTCTCCATCGTCTGACCCATCAGTTTCATGACATTCTTGTAGACAGTCGTTGCCCTGTTGTACTGGACCTTGTGCTCGCTCTCGCTCAGTACGTAAGTGTGGGAGAGTGGGTTGCCTCCGATCTTCTCTATCCCCCTCCTGACCCTCTCCTCAGCAGCCTTATCTCCGTGGCTGAAGAACCACGCTACATAATGCTTGTTCAGGGTCCCATCACCAACCAGCCAACCCAACGCAAAGGCCACATCCTCGTCCAAGTCGTAACTACCTTCATAGACCTCATCCAAGAACCAAGGGTGCAACCTCGCCAGTTTGATCTTATCCCCGGGCTTGAGATCTTTCGCCTCTATCCAGCCTTCTGGCGTGAGGACCTTGTGCTCTGGGGTGAGTGTCAACTCATATCCCTCCTTCGTGACCACCCTCAGTCCCTGCTTCCTTCCCACATGCCAGACCCAAGCTCTGACCCTCTTTGGAATGAGGAGCCTCAATTCATCTCCATGTACAGTCCTGTAGATGACCTCATCTCCCTCCGTAGCTACCAATTCTGTCTCATAGGCTTGAGGCTCACCGCTATCGCCCAAGACATCTTCATCAACGGCTACCGCCTTGACGGGGCCCCTCATCTTAGATAGTCGATAGATTTCAGAGGCTCGGAACCATCCTGCTGGCGTGAGCACCCTAGTATCGCCAGCTACGCAGGGATTAGTTGATTTTATTTCACCTAATGCTTCTTTCATTATATTTCTTTTATTTATATTATCAGCGAACAACACACCTGGATCTCCGGTGCGCCAAGCCATCTCGGCTATCTTCCTGAAGAACTCCCTAGGATTCAGGGTATCCCAAACTTCGCCATTTCTGGGATTGATGAGGGTGTACTCCTCTCCAGACTCGAACTTGGGCCAGAAGTCCTCCGTTATCATCACCGAGATGTTGAAGTTCTCGAACTGACCGGGCTTGGCTTTGGCCTCCACGAACTTCCATATGTCGGGATGCCATACCTCCAGTATGCCCATATTTGCTCCTCTTCTGCGCCCTCCCTGCTTCACCACGTCCGTGATCACATCTATTATTCTCATGAAACTGACCGGCCCCGAGGCCTGACCTCCGGTTGACCTGACTATGTCGCCCTGCGGTCTGAGCTTTGAGTAGTTTATTCCGACACCTCCGCCGGACTTGAATATCATCGCTGCGTCCGTGGCAGCCTTCATTATCGACTCCAAGCTATCGTCTATGTCCAATACAAAGCATGCCGATAGTTGACCCAGCCTAGTGCCAGCGTTGAACAGCGTCGGGGAGTTGGGAAGGAACCTCAGATCGACCATAAGCCTGTAATAGTTGAGGAAGTCTTGGTAATGGTGATCGAACTCTCCATGGAGGAGCATTTCCCAGAACTGGGACCAGCTCACCTTCATCCTCCCCTGCTCGTTGAGTTCATCGTAGAGCGCCTTCATCCTCTCCAAGTGGTAGCTGTTCCAAGTGAAGGTAGGGGCTAAATGGTCCTCTGGATGTCCGTTCTTAAGCCCCACCTTACCTTCCCATTCTTCAGGTGAGAACTCCTCCTTTGGGTGAATTGGCTGGCCGCCATCCTTATCGAACACCTTGGGATCGTGTAGCACGTCAGGGATCACCACTAGGGAGGCGACCCTTATGAACATACCCTTCGGGTCCTCCTTCAGCCTCCCGTCCGGGTCCTTCTGTAGATATCTAGCGGCAAGGAGCCTGATGGCATTTAGAGAGAGCCTCTTATCCACATCATCCACGTAGTCCTTGCCCAGAATGGCCATCTTCTCCTTCCTTATCTTCTCCCTCTCCTTCCTGTAGAGTATGTAGGCCTTGGCCACATCGAAGAGGTCGTACTTCATCAGGGCGAGTTCCACTATGTCCTGGATCTCCTCAACGTGGGGCGGATTATCGTCGCTGAACGTCCTGTTTATGACTCTGAGCACGTATCTAACTACCTTATCAAGTTTAGCTTCATCATAATGTCCTACCTCCCGCATAGCCCCCTCTATGGCCCTCTTTATACGAGAGGCATCGAATGGGACGATTCTACCGTCCCTCTTAACTACCTTAGTGACCGGCATACCCCTATCAATTCCATCACGGGAGCGATCTATAAGAACCCTACCTAGATCTTTTCCACTCCATTTTTCCGGTTTATCTTTTTATACGAACATAGATTTATGATAAATTTGATATTATAATAAAAAGTTGACACAAGTATGGGGCCCCCTTTGTGGACGGTCCGGCAGAGATCAGCACCTCTCAACTAATAAAGTTTAGTCTGCAGTGTTGAAAACTTTTTTCGAAGATGAACGTATTGAATTTAACCTACCCTAAGCGTAACTGAGCTCTAACCTTGATTCCGATATCCGAGTTAAGGGTTAAACCTTGTTGCTTAAGCGGGTGTTCTCGAGCTTCTTGGGGAGTGTCACACCCCTCTGCCCCTGATAGCTCCCGCTGTACGGCCTCTCTACTTCACCTTCCACCCTGAAGAACACCACATGAAGGAACCTTATGCCCTTGTACAGCTTCACGGGCGCAGGTCTGGTCCACATGACCTCTATCGTCAGTTGACCCTCGAAGCCAGCGTCTATCAGCGTTGGAGGGGCGACGAAACCCCATCTAGCAATGGAGGAGCGGAGCCCGCAGAGGGCAGCCACATCCTTGGGCATTCTCACGTACTCCTCGGTTACCAAGAGGATTGAGGTGTTCCCCGGTATTATTATCCCCTCGTCGGGGATCTCCCTGACGGAAAAATGCTTGGCGGGATTGTCCCTGATCGGATCTATTACCTCCCCAGTGACTATAGGGAAGGCTATCTCGGGCCCTATCCTCATATCAACCCCGTTTTCCCTGATCGTATCGTCGTACAGGGGATCTATGGAAAGCTCACCCGATTCGATAAGGGAGCGTATGCTGCTGTCCGACAGTATCATAGGAGACGCAGGTGGAGCCAATTACATAAGCTTTCTCCAGTCCAAGAACAGTGAAAATAGGTTAGATGATGTTCTTTACTCTCATCAGTTCAGCTAGGAGGATGGCTTGTCCCGCTGCCCCTCTTACCGTGTTATGTCCCACCACCACAAAGAGAAGCGAATGGTTGTTGGTCCCCTTCCTGATCCTGCCAACCACGACGCTCATACCACCTTCCGCATCCCTGTCGTATCTGGGTTGAGGCCTGTCACCCTCATTCCTCACGTGAACGGGTCTTGCTGGAGCGGTGGGTAGTTTCAGGCGCTGAGGCTCGGAGCTGAAATTCTGGAGGAGTTTGGCCGCCTCCTCGGGATCCACTTCTTCCTCGAACTCCGCGTGCACCGCTACCGTGTGACCGTCCAAGACGGGGACCCTAATGCACGTGGCCTGAACATCAAAGGATGCAAATATGACCTCGCCCCCATTTACCTCACCTAGCAGCTTCCTAGTTTCATTCTGTACCTTTTCCTCCTCTCCCGAGATGAAGGGAATTAGATTATCGATGATATCATAGGAGGGAACTCCTGGGTAGCCTGCCCCTGAGAGGGCCTGGTAGCTGGCTACGTCGAGTCTTTTGAGTGTGTAGGCGTCGTGCAATGGCTTCAAGGGAAGGGTAAGCACTGTGGTCGTGCAGTTGGGATCCGTGGCCACAGGCCCAACTCCAAGTTCCTCTTGCCTATCGATCAGCGAGAGGTGGTCTGGATTCACCTCCGGTATGATCAAGGGAACCAGTGGGTCCATCCTCAGGGCACTCGCGTTGCTCACTAGGGGTATGCCACGGTTCATCAGCTCCCTCTCAAACCTCCTCGCCTCCTTGGACGGCAGGGCTGAGAACACCAGATCCACTTCCCTCAGGCTCTCCAGCGAGTTCTCTCTCACCACTATGTCCCTGAACTCCTCCGGTACCTCTCCCTCTAGGACCCAGTTCACCTCCCCGTACCTCTTCCCGACGCTGGTCTTCCCAGTTATCACAGCAAGCTCGAACCAAGGGTGGCCCGATAGCATCTTGACGAACCGCTGCCCTACGGCCCCGGTGCCACCCAGTAGGGCTACCTTCATTCTTTCACCCCAAGATCACTCTGAGTTCCTCAGCTGCTCTCTCCCTGTCCTTCCAGTCAACGAAAACAGCGATCCTGTTGTGAACCGTCTGGAGGCCCAGTATGTTTATGCCCATCGCAGCCAAGGGTTCAGATATCTTGTGAATCACCCCAGGGATCTCCTCTATGGCCGCTCCCCACACCCTTATCATCGCCACATCCCTCCTGACCGTTACCGCCTTCGCCTCTCCCCTCTCTACCAAGGAGTGGAGCTTCCTCACCGTGTCCTCCGAATCGCCATCGACATACATTATCGTGGCCCTGTCGAGCGTACTTATGGAGAGTATACCCTCCATCCCACTCACGTTGAGTCCGTGACCATTCATGAGCAAGGTCACCATGCTGATGGGCTTCTCGTGTATCTCCACATGTAAATCGGGGATGTGGCCGTGCACCACAGTACCGCCGCCAGTGAACCTCCCCTCTCCTATGGAGACCACCCTCATCCTCACGGTCGGTGCCAAGTAGCGAATCGCCTTGTGATGCAGTACCCTAGCCCCTCCCAATGACATCATCAGCGCCTCTTCAGCCTTCAGCTCACTTATCTGATGGGCATTTTCAACCATCTTAGGATCAGCGGTCATTATTCCCTTGGAGTCCTTGACTAGGACTACCTCGTCTGCGTTGAGGCACCTAGCTAAGGTCACGGCAGTTGTGTCGCTACCGCCCCTGCCCAGTGTAGTGAGCTTGCCGTCCTTGGTCTTCCCTATGTAGCCGCATATGACCGGAACTACACTTCCTAGGAGGGGCTCTACGTGTGATATTGCAGCGCCGCAGGTTCTGGGAAGATCGGGGTCAGCATCACCGAATCTATCGTTGGTTATCACCGGCCACTTCGGTGAGCTCGGGTCTATGGCTACCGAAGGAACGCCCTCCGAGTTCAGAGCTGCGGCCATCAGTCTAGCGGACAGCACTTCCCCCATGCCAGCGATGGAATCTAGGAGCTCGTCACCGGCACCGACCTTCTCGGCCATGTCTATTAGTTGATCCGTGTGCCCCTTCATGGCTGAAACTACCAGTAGCAGCTCGTGTCCCTGATCGAACTCCCTCTTTGTTATTTCAGCTATCCTCTTGAAGTCCTCCGGCCCCTTGAGAACGGAGCCACCCAGCTTCACGACTACTCTCTTTCCCACCATGCCACCCCCTTCAGGGCCTCCGCAACTACCTCGCCCGCTGGTGTGAGACGGATTGGCTCTCCGTTGCCGAATTCTACGAGTTTCAGCTTTCTAAGATCCCTCAAAGCGAACCAAAATGAT from the Thermoproteota archaeon genome contains:
- a CDS encoding aspartate kinase; its protein translation is MGKRVVVKLGGSVLKGPEDFKRIAEITKREFDQGHELLLVVSAMKGHTDQLIDMAEKVGAGDELLDSIAGMGEVLSARLMAAALNSEGVPSVAIDPSSPKWPVITNDRFGDADPDLPRTCGAAISHVEPLLGSVVPVICGYIGKTKDGKLTTLGRGGSDTTAVTLARCLNADEVVLVKDSKGIMTADPKMVENAHQISELKAEEALMMSLGGARVLHHKAIRYLAPTVRMRVVSIGEGRFTGGGTVVHGHIPDLHVEIHEKPISMVTLLMNGHGLNVSGMEGILSISTLDRATIMYVDGDSEDTVRKLHSLVERGEAKAVTVRRDVAMIRVWGAAIEEIPGVIHKISEPLAAMGINILGLQTVHNRIAVFVDWKDRERAAEELRVILG
- the asd gene encoding aspartate-semialdehyde dehydrogenase — encoded protein: MKVALLGGTGAVGQRFVKMLSGHPWFELAVITGKTSVGKRYGEVNWVLEGEVPEEFRDIVVRENSLESLREVDLVFSALPSKEARRFERELMNRGIPLVSNASALRMDPLVPLIIPEVNPDHLSLIDRQEELGVGPVATDPNCTTTVLTLPLKPLHDAYTLKRLDVASYQALSGAGYPGVPSYDIIDNLIPFISGEEEKVQNETRKLLGEVNGGEVIFASFDVQATCIRVPVLDGHTVAVHAEFEEEVDPEEAAKLLQNFSSEPQRLKLPTAPARPVHVRNEGDRPQPRYDRDAEGGMSVVVGRIRKGTNNHSLLFVVVGHNTVRGAAGQAILLAELMRVKNII